A region of the Nitrososphaerota archaeon genome:
ATCAGAAGCCAGGACAGGAACACCGGCCTTTATCGCCTCCGCGGCTGCTAAGCCAAAACCCTCCCACATCGATGGCACCACACACACATGCACGGTCTGAAGAGTGGAGAGTAACTCCTCCAAGCTGACGCGCCCCAATATTTTGACTTTGTCAGTTACGCCGAGCTCATTACAAAGTTCCATGAGTTCTTTTTTTCTTGGACCATCTCCAACATAAGTTAGTCTGATGTCAAGGTTGTTTAACTCCACCATCGCTCTCATAGGAATTTCCGGTCTCTTTTTGCGGTTCAGGTTTCCGATGAAAATTATTTGGAAAGGCGCCCAGTTATTGGTGCTCTTGACGCGCCCGAATCGGTCATCCACTCCAAGTATTGTTACCTTTGGAATAATCTCAAACATGCGGGCCAACGAATCACGCATAAAATTGGATCCAACAAGAACTGTAGATAGTTTAGTTGCGCTTATTTTCTGCCTGAGTAATGATATTGCATACAGAAAGGAAACGCCGAAGCGATGTGGGTCGCTTAACTTCAGTTCATTCAGCGTTAGATCATGGACAAAACTAATTGCGGGTTTGTGGAAAATGTATGATGCTACCAGTGCTATAAGGCTATTTTCATCAAGGCCCTGTGCAAAGATAACATGTGGTTTGAACCTTCTAAAACAGTCTCTAATAGTCGGTAGCACAAATAAGAACCTGAACAATTGTGCAAGGTACATGTGGT
Encoded here:
- a CDS encoding glycosyltransferase family 4 protein; translation: MSLRVFMLVRELATGTQTYTENIIRELMKNGVEVVVGYTGKRPGYLPCELVRLDRNIPRSIDHMYLAQLFRFLFVLPTIRDCFRRFKPHVIFAQGLDENSLIALVASYIFHKPAISFVHDLTLNELKLSDPHRFGVSFLYAISLLRQKISATKLSTVLVGSNFMRDSLARMFEIIPKVTILGVDDRFGRVKSTNNWAPFQIIFIGNLNRKKRPEIPMRAMVELNNLDIRLTYVGDGPRKKELMELCNELGVTDKVKILGRVSLEELLSTLQTVHVCVVPSMWEGFGLAAAEAIKAGVPVLASD